Proteins encoded within one genomic window of Panicum virgatum strain AP13 chromosome 1N, P.virgatum_v5, whole genome shotgun sequence:
- the LOC120654603 gene encoding 50S ribosomal protein L3, chloroplastic-like, with protein MAMAAVGIAGGALAPLLPTQRGGRRCAVSFRRAASVAVRAAYEAGVGVMATKVGMMTYFDPATGKPVPVTVVGFREGGNVVTQVKTAATDGYDAVQVGYHGVREDKLTRPELGHLGKAGAPPLRHLQEFRLTAVDAFEPGQELDFAELFKEGDLVDVTGNSIGKGFQGGIKRHNFKRGLMTHGSKSHRQLGSIGAGTTPGRVYKGKKMPGRMGGTKTKIRKLKIVKIDNDLRVLMIKGAVPGKPGNLLRIAPAKIVGKNIPKN; from the exons ATGGCCATGGCGGCCGTGGGCATTGCCGGCGGCGCactggcgcccctcctccccacgcagcgcggcggccgccgctgcgcggTCTCGTTCAGGCGCGCGGCGTCGGTGGCGGTGCGCGCGGCGTACGAGGCCGGGGTGGGCGTGATGGCGACCAAGGTTGGGATGATGACCTACTTCGACCCGGCCACGGGGAAGCCGGTGCCGGTGACGGTCGTCGGGTTCCGGGAGGGCGGGAACGTGGTGACGCAGGTGAAGACGGCGGCCACGGACGGGTACGACGCCGTGCAGGTCGGGTACCACGGCGTGCGCGAGGACAAGCTCACGCGCCCGGAGCTGGGCCACCTGGGCaaggccggcgcgccgccgctgagGCACCTGCAGGAGTTCAGGCTCACCGCCGTCGACGCGTTCGAGCCCGGCCAAGAGCTCGACTTCGCCGAGCTCTTCAAGGAGGGCGACCTCGTCGACGTCACCGGTAACTCCATCGGCAAGGGGTTCCAAG GTGGCATCAAGAGGCACAACTTCAAGCGTGGGTTGATGACTCACGGTTCCAAGAGCCATAGGCAACTGGGTTCCATTGGTGCTGGAACAACGCCTGGGCGGGTGTACAAGGGGAAGAAGATGCCTGGGAGGATGGGAGGGACCAAGACCAAGATCAGGAAGCTCAAGATTGTCAAGATCGACAATGACCTCCGGGTCCTCATGATCAAGGGCGCCGTACCGGGAAAGCCTGGTAATCTCCTCCGCATCGCCCCTGCCAAGATCGTCGGCAAGAACATCCCCAAGAACTAG